The Armatimonadota bacterium region CTCCCCAAACTCTGGCGAGTTTAGGGAGGGGAGCGAAAGCCATCGGATCGGACGGGCCAGGCAGAAGCCTGGCGTTCCGAACGACGGGTGTGGGGATCGGACCGGGAGGGCGAGCGTCCCCGCGAGCCGAAGGGGAATCTGCGCGAATGTAGCACAAAACTGAGTACGAATCGGCTACATCTCGCGGCGCCATTCGAGGGCGGAGGCGATGGTGGCCGCGTCGGCATAGTCCAGATCGCCGCCCACGGGCATCCCGTAGGCAATTCGAGAGACCTTGACGCCCGTCGGCTTCAGCATTCTCGCCGCGTAGAGCGCGGTCGTGTCGCCCTCGACGGTAGGGCTGGTGGCAATGATCACTTCGCTCACTTCGCCGTCAGACGCCCGCGCTATTAGTTCGTTCAATCGCAGTTTTTCCGGGTTCACGCCGTCTTGGGGCGATATCAGCCCGTGCAGCACGTGATAGAGCCCGTGATACTCGCCCGCCCGCTCCAGTGCCACCACATCGCGGGCGTCCGCCACCACGCAAATCTGGTCGCGCCTTCGTCCGGGCGATTGGCAGATCTCGCACACGGCGCCCTCGGCCAAAAAACCGCACAGCGTACAAAACCCGACTGTCGAGCGCATGGTCAGCAGTTCTTCGGCAAACTCTTGAATCTCCTCGACTGGGCGGCGCAACAGAAAGAGCGCCAGGCGCTGGGCCGATTTGGGACCCACGCCCGGCAGGTTCTCCAATCGGCGCGTCAGTCGCTCCAGAGTGCGGGGAAAGAGCATTCTGCGCGGGCGCTAGAAAGGCAGGCCGCCGCCTAATCCGCCGGTCAGCGCGCTCGTCCTTTCGGCTCTCACTTTTTCGGCGTTGGATTGCGCTTCGCGCACCGCGCCCACTATCAGGTCTTGCAGCATCTCCACGTCGTCCGGGTCTACGGCATCCGGCTGGATAGAGAGCGCCACCAGTTCGCCCTTGCCGCTGACGGTCGCTTTGACGACGCCTCCGCCGGCAGTAGCCTCCACGCGCTCTGCGTCCAATTCTTCTTCCAGGCGCTGCGCGTCTTCCATCATCTTCTGCGCCTGTTTCATCAGGTCTTGCATATTGCCCATTCCGCCGGGCAGCTTTGGCATTTTCATGGTCGTCCTCCCGAGAGTTCGTTCAGATTTATACCCCGAACGGCCTCTCTCTCGAAGGATTCTTGCCAATGTCGCATAATAACGCTAACAGGAGACCCTTCTATGAGGAAGCGCTTGATCGCCGGAAACTGGAAGATGCATCTGACCCCGCCCGAGGCCGCGGCCTATGCCGAGCAGCTCTTGCGCCACATTCCGGACCTGGATCACCAGGATGTGGCCGTTTGTCCGGCGTTCCCGGCGTTGGGCGCGGTCTCGTCGGTCTTGTCGGGCACGCACATCGGACTGGGAGCGCAGAACCTGTTTTGGAAGGAGCAGGGCGCCTACACGGGGCAAGTCTCGCCCTCGATGATCGTCAGTTGCGGTTGTCGGTATGTCATATTAGGGCACAGCGAGACGCGGGGGCGGTTCGGCAAAACGGACAGCGAGGACGATTTGGCCTACTTTGCCGAGAGCGACGCGACGATCAACCGCAAGATAAAGGCGGCTTTGCCGCACGGTTTGACGCCGATTTTGTGCGTCGGTGAAACTTTATCCGAGCGAGAATCTGTCAAAACGGATGAGGTTATCGCGAATCAGTTGGAAGGCGCGCTGGCAGGGATCGACGGCGAGGAACTCTATGGCCTGGTCGTGGCGTATGAACCTGTGTGGGCTATCGGCACGGGCCAAGCGTGCGAGCCGGACGAGGCGGAGCGGATTTGCGGGCAGATTCGGGCAAAACTGGCAGATATGCTTGGAA contains the following coding sequences:
- the recR gene encoding recombination protein RecR; translation: MLFPRTLERLTRRLENLPGVGPKSAQRLALFLLRRPVEEIQEFAEELLTMRSTVGFCTLCGFLAEGAVCEICQSPGRRRDQICVVADARDVVALERAGEYHGLYHVLHGLISPQDGVNPEKLRLNELIARASDGEVSEVIIATSPTVEGDTTALYAARMLKPTGVKVSRIAYGMPVGGDLDYADAATIASALEWRREM
- a CDS encoding YbaB/EbfC family nucleoid-associated protein is translated as MPKLPGGMGNMQDLMKQAQKMMEDAQRLEEELDAERVEATAGGGVVKATVSGKGELVALSIQPDAVDPDDVEMLQDLIVGAVREAQSNAEKVRAERTSALTGGLGGGLPF
- a CDS encoding triose-phosphate isomerase; this encodes MRKRLIAGNWKMHLTPPEAAAYAEQLLRHIPDLDHQDVAVCPAFPALGAVSSVLSGTHIGLGAQNLFWKEQGAYTGQVSPSMIVSCGCRYVILGHSETRGRFGKTDSEDDLAYFAESDATINRKIKAALPHGLTPILCVGETLSERESVKTDEVIANQLEGALAGIDGEELYGLVVAYEPVWAIGTGQACEPDEAERICGQIRAKLADMLGTECAESCRTLYGGSVNGANAGSYLKLPSVDGALVGGASLKSEEFARIAIS